From Burkholderia sp. WP9, a single genomic window includes:
- a CDS encoding sigma 54-interacting transcriptional regulator gives MSPPPVVPFVHEKADSGAFVGAAPAFRQLVRMIDRVAPTDHPLLVFGPTGSGKELVARRVHAHSQRQDQPFVDVNCGAIPENLVEAELFGHVKGAFTGAGETRQGLFQQVGKGTLLLDEIGELPLALQPKLLRVLETRTFRPIGSSTNLHFAGRVVAATHRDLRELAREGLFREDLFYRLAVFVLAVPGLEQRIEDIPALVTHFAAQHTRRLEFSPAAIRRLSQHAWPGHIRQLRNLISQLSVLAENTLIDVDSLEPFLANETTGPVSRASLADMLLQLEGRDKLAVAEDLLIDRALERTSGNKSAAATLLGVGRKTIERRLKSREEHHREARKCLEHASALIEESKFAEAIPLLRRCLDVLQTPQEQESVRRLQFDAYRLLGMSLRSVHGWLYAEATACYAAALTIGEGVCAPAELAAIQFGIWTTQLTTLQLKQARATAQNMLERAQNGGDRVSLDEAHVAMTNTLFWLGDSEEALACLARGNLLGVGREDARTGSQGIDLASLALTFEGLAAYQIGAFGQARRAMDMLILRASEPGAHALAHAVNLQGAAWLACLFDDESRLGDLASELESVSIANGFAFYRGVGQVLRGCHLSSLGHPDEAETVMIDGFDNHMLCNGGALFYSFKTWQHGELLLRAGRAKECEALLATAIDETLARQERVYLGELLVTRARAQWALGDVNAAELGLRTAMSTALAFGSVPARVDAARYLADLLRSTGRNAEAIDTLERGLRSLTGDPTARVISAMDLLAKLQQEASFNIDNKGILNGL, from the coding sequence ATGAGTCCACCCCCTGTCGTCCCATTCGTTCACGAAAAGGCTGATTCCGGCGCCTTCGTGGGCGCCGCGCCAGCTTTTCGCCAACTGGTCAGGATGATCGATCGGGTCGCACCAACCGATCATCCGCTGCTTGTTTTCGGGCCGACCGGCTCAGGCAAGGAGTTGGTCGCTCGCCGCGTCCATGCGCACAGCCAGCGCCAGGATCAGCCGTTCGTCGACGTCAACTGCGGCGCGATTCCAGAAAATCTCGTTGAAGCCGAATTGTTCGGGCACGTCAAAGGCGCGTTCACCGGTGCGGGCGAAACCCGTCAGGGACTTTTCCAGCAGGTCGGCAAGGGCACGCTTCTGCTCGACGAAATCGGCGAGCTGCCACTCGCACTGCAGCCGAAACTGCTGCGGGTACTCGAAACGCGAACCTTCCGCCCGATTGGTTCATCGACCAATCTGCATTTCGCGGGCCGCGTCGTTGCCGCGACTCACCGCGACCTGCGCGAACTCGCGCGCGAAGGTCTGTTCCGCGAAGACCTGTTCTACCGGCTGGCGGTTTTCGTGCTCGCCGTTCCCGGCCTCGAACAGCGCATCGAGGACATTCCGGCTCTCGTCACTCACTTCGCGGCGCAGCACACGCGTCGCCTCGAATTTTCGCCGGCGGCCATCCGCCGGCTGTCCCAGCACGCATGGCCGGGTCACATCCGGCAGTTGCGCAACCTGATCAGCCAGTTGAGCGTGCTCGCCGAGAACACGCTCATCGACGTCGATTCGCTCGAGCCGTTTCTTGCCAATGAAACGACCGGGCCGGTGTCGCGCGCAAGCCTCGCTGACATGCTGCTGCAACTCGAAGGCCGCGACAAGCTCGCAGTCGCTGAAGACCTCCTGATCGACCGCGCGCTCGAACGCACCAGCGGCAACAAAAGCGCGGCCGCCACCTTGCTGGGCGTGGGCCGGAAGACCATTGAGCGGCGTCTGAAGTCACGCGAGGAACATCATCGGGAAGCGCGCAAGTGTCTCGAGCACGCCAGCGCGCTGATCGAAGAATCGAAGTTCGCCGAAGCCATCCCGCTGTTGCGCCGTTGCCTCGACGTGCTGCAAACGCCCCAGGAACAGGAGTCCGTGCGCCGTCTTCAGTTTGACGCCTACCGGCTGCTCGGCATGAGCTTGCGTAGCGTGCACGGCTGGTTGTACGCGGAAGCCACCGCCTGCTACGCCGCCGCACTGACCATCGGCGAAGGCGTCTGTGCGCCCGCCGAACTCGCGGCGATCCAGTTCGGCATCTGGACCACGCAACTGACGACGCTTCAGCTCAAGCAGGCGCGCGCCACCGCGCAGAACATGCTGGAGCGCGCCCAGAACGGCGGCGACCGGGTCTCGCTCGACGAAGCCCACGTCGCGATGACCAACACCCTCTTCTGGCTAGGCGACAGTGAGGAAGCGCTGGCCTGTCTCGCGCGCGGCAATCTGCTCGGCGTGGGGCGAGAAGACGCCCGTACCGGTTCGCAGGGAATCGACCTCGCCAGTCTCGCACTGACTTTCGAAGGCCTCGCCGCTTATCAGATCGGCGCATTCGGGCAAGCGCGGCGCGCCATGGACATGCTGATCCTGCGCGCCTCCGAGCCCGGCGCGCACGCGTTGGCTCATGCCGTCAACCTGCAGGGCGCGGCCTGGCTCGCCTGCCTGTTCGACGACGAAAGCCGGCTCGGCGATCTCGCGAGCGAACTCGAATCGGTTTCGATCGCGAACGGTTTTGCGTTCTATCGAGGCGTCGGCCAGGTGCTTCGCGGCTGCCACCTCAGTTCGCTCGGCCACCCCGACGAAGCGGAAACCGTCATGATCGACGGCTTCGACAACCACATGCTCTGCAACGGCGGCGCGCTGTTCTATTCGTTCAAGACGTGGCAGCACGGCGAACTGCTGCTGCGCGCCGGCCGCGCGAAGGAGTGCGAGGCGCTTCTCGCCACTGCGATCGACGAAACGCTCGCCCGCCAGGAACGGGTTTATCTGGGCGAACTCCTCGTCACCCGAGCCCGCGCGCAATGGGCGCTCGGCGACGTCAACGCCGCGGAACTGGGTCTGCGCACCGCCATGTCCACCGCCCTCGCCTTCGGCTCGGTGCCCGCACGCGTGGACGCCGCGCGCTATCTCGCCGATCTGCTGCGCTCCACCGGCCGCAACGC
- a CDS encoding IS3 family transposase (programmed frameshift), with protein sequence MTSKAKRAQYTLEFKLEAVRLVKAGQSMAAVAATLGVVEQTLYNWVKADREGKLAGAGTKPVSPEQMELARLRAEVARLKMERDILKKLRSVLREGIDVKYAFIEHNRRRWPVSVLCEVLEVSPSGYHQRRQRTAHDKPHRSRVSNDALLAQVKAIHMQVKGEYGWPRMWKELLTQGVRVGKERVRKLMAQHGIRARHKRKYIATTNSNHDLPVAPNLLERDFTANAPNQVWTTDITYLATAEGWVYLAAIIDLFSRQVVGWSMQPHMKAELVTDALRMAWFRRRPDAGVIVHSDRGSQYCSGLFQDALKAYGMRSSMSRRGNCWDNSPTESLWGSLKVARMHGRHFPTRRAAMDEVIDWLGFYNARRLHSTLDYVSPMTFEKNWFAAHRGEAA encoded by the exons ATGACAAGCAAGGCAAAGCGGGCACAGTACACGCTCGAGTTCAAGCTGGAAGCGGTACGACTGGTCAAAGCCGGGCAAAGCATGGCAGCAGTGGCGGCGACACTGGGTGTGGTTGAACAGACGCTGTACAACTGGGTGAAGGCTGACCGGGAAGGCAAGCTGGCGGGCGCAGGCACGAAGCCTGTGAGCCCGGAACAGATGGAGCTGGCGCGGCTGCGTGCGGAGGTAGCGCGCCTGAAGATGGAGCGAGACATATTAAAAAAGT TGCGCAGCGTACTTCGCGAAGGAATCGATGTGAAGTACGCGTTCATCGAGCACAATCGACGCCGCTGGCCAGTCTCGGTCCTATGCGAAGTGCTGGAAGTCAGTCCCAGCGGATATCATCAGCGCCGGCAACGCACCGCGCACGACAAGCCGCACCGTAGCCGCGTAAGCAACGATGCGCTGCTCGCGCAAGTCAAGGCGATTCACATGCAGGTCAAGGGCGAATACGGCTGGCCTCGCATGTGGAAGGAGTTGCTCACGCAAGGCGTGCGCGTGGGCAAAGAACGGGTTCGCAAACTGATGGCGCAGCATGGCATTCGAGCCCGCCACAAGCGCAAGTACATCGCGACGACGAACTCGAACCACGATTTGCCGGTGGCGCCGAATCTGTTGGAGCGCGACTTCACCGCTAACGCACCGAACCAGGTCTGGACGACCGACATCACGTACCTGGCGACAGCCGAAGGCTGGGTCTACCTCGCGGCCATCATCGACCTGTTCAGCAGGCAGGTGGTGGGCTGGTCGATGCAGCCGCACATGAAGGCTGAACTGGTCACGGACGCATTGCGAATGGCGTGGTTCCGGCGTCGCCCTGACGCCGGCGTAATCGTGCATAGCGACAGGGGCAGCCAGTATTGCAGCGGCCTGTTTCAGGACGCGTTGAAGGCCTACGGCATGCGTTCGTCGATGAGCCGACGTGGAAATTGTTGGGATAACTCGCCGACGGAAAGTCTATGGGGTTCGCTGAAGGTAGCACGCATGCACGGACGACACTTCCCCACCCGGCGGGCAGCAATGGATGAGGTGATTGACTGGCTGGGTTTTTACAACGCGCGCCGGTTACATTCAACGCTCGATTACGTCAGCCCCATGACATTCGAAAAGAACTGGTTCGCGGCTCATAGAGGCGAAGCCGCATAA
- a CDS encoding MarR family transcriptional regulator, with amino-acid sequence MSAYPSLVADEKVHLCNLICRARAVLWDAATQRTLSTLGLTTSQAAILLAIAIARECSAAELARELGIDASAVTRLVDRLGKVGLVVRRRIPTDRRVLLLSLSAEGERAAAQIPAIFTETLKGLLLSFTVEAIDLFKGMLGKILVNAGQQIAPPLVTR; translated from the coding sequence ATGAGCGCGTATCCTTCTCTCGTCGCCGACGAAAAGGTGCATTTGTGCAATTTAATTTGCCGTGCGCGTGCTGTGTTGTGGGATGCCGCCACGCAACGCACGCTTTCCACGCTTGGTCTGACAACATCGCAAGCCGCCATCTTGCTAGCCATTGCTATAGCTCGTGAATGCTCTGCGGCAGAACTTGCACGCGAGCTCGGCATAGACGCCAGTGCAGTAACGCGGCTGGTTGACCGGTTAGGAAAGGTAGGACTCGTTGTGCGCCGCCGTATTCCAACGGACCGGCGCGTACTTCTCCTTTCGCTGAGTGCGGAAGGCGAGCGCGCCGCTGCGCAGATTCCCGCCATATTTACGGAGACGCTGAAGGGTCTCCTGCTAAGCTTCACGGTTGAAGCGATCGATCTGTTCAAAGGGATGCTTGGCAAAATACTGGTCAACGCCGGACAACAGATCGCACCGCCATTAGTCACACGATGA
- a CDS encoding PDR/VanB family oxidoreductase → MTTDKLLNLMVAKRTDETGDILSVELADPDGNCLPPFEAGAHIDIHVAEGLVRQYSICNSPSDRYRYRLGILRASQSRGGSSSLHAALKPGTRLAVGAPRSAFRLREGSTFGVLVGGGIGITPLMSMAHRLHELGTPFELHYCVRSQAQAAFISELASCKFKSAVQFHFDDGDPKQRFSPAVFAQRTAADLYLCGPAGFMEWVTSSAVAAGLATGRIHSERFSAAPLAGGCTFTVKAARSGVTVDVTDKQTIADALHTVGVSVQMSCEQGVCGTCLTRVVEGVPDHRDLFQTEAEKAANTHIAPCCSRSLSSVITLDI, encoded by the coding sequence ATGACTACCGACAAGCTGCTCAACCTCATGGTTGCAAAACGCACGGATGAAACTGGGGACATTCTGTCCGTCGAGTTAGCCGATCCCGATGGCAACTGCCTCCCGCCTTTCGAGGCGGGCGCCCATATCGACATACATGTCGCTGAGGGCCTGGTTCGCCAGTACTCCATTTGCAACTCGCCATCAGACCGCTATCGATATCGCCTGGGGATTCTGCGTGCATCACAATCTCGCGGTGGGTCCTCCTCGCTACACGCAGCATTGAAGCCTGGCACACGGTTGGCCGTCGGCGCACCGCGCAGCGCCTTCCGGCTACGCGAAGGGTCAACATTCGGTGTGCTGGTCGGTGGCGGGATAGGCATCACGCCGTTGATGTCGATGGCCCATCGGCTGCACGAGCTTGGCACGCCTTTCGAGTTGCACTACTGCGTCAGATCGCAGGCGCAGGCCGCCTTTATCAGCGAGCTTGCTTCCTGCAAGTTCAAGTCGGCCGTGCAGTTCCACTTCGATGATGGTGACCCCAAGCAACGCTTCTCCCCAGCGGTTTTTGCGCAGCGAACGGCGGCGGATCTCTACCTCTGCGGGCCGGCCGGCTTTATGGAGTGGGTCACATCGTCGGCTGTTGCCGCGGGTCTGGCAACAGGACGAATCCACTCAGAGCGATTCTCGGCGGCACCGCTTGCGGGCGGATGCACCTTCACGGTCAAGGCGGCGCGAAGTGGCGTCACTGTGGACGTAACCGACAAGCAGACTATCGCCGACGCGCTGCACACGGTGGGCGTATCGGTCCAAATGTCTTGCGAACAAGGCGTTTGCGGGACCTGTCTGACCCGTGTTGTCGAAGGTGTCCCTGACCACCGCGATCTTTTTCAAACCGAGGCTGAAAAGGCCGCTAACACTCATATCGCGCCGTGCTGTTCGCGCTCGCTATCTAGTGTGATCACACTCGATATCTGA
- a CDS encoding aromatic ring-hydroxylating dioxygenase subunit alpha, whose translation MTFLKNTWYVAALASEITTAPMARTICGESILMLRKEDGTCVAAGNRCPHRFAPLHTGTVVGDGIIQCPYHGLQFDGTSGQCVHNPHGDGKIPHAARIPTYSAVERNGLLWLWLGDPGRADPSAIPDFGFMTSPSFRTLSGSIYVRSHYELIADNLMDLSHVEYLHAGGLGSEAIKKGKTEVTQDGATVHSNRWCPDGMAPPVWDAIFDNYGKPVDHWLNMRWDAPGVLRLDVGVAPVGESREKGVWAYFNHFLTPETQTSTYYFWSVSRPFKLDDESVDRNIEEAVHVAFVGEDVPIIERVELMMGGKTFDQMRPVLLTADAGALRARRVLKQLISDEQEPQPVVEAAAAS comes from the coding sequence ATGACATTCCTCAAAAACACCTGGTATGTCGCGGCGCTCGCCAGCGAAATCACCACCGCACCGATGGCTCGCACAATCTGCGGCGAATCGATCCTGATGCTTCGCAAGGAAGACGGCACTTGCGTCGCGGCGGGCAACCGGTGCCCGCATCGATTTGCGCCGCTGCATACAGGAACTGTCGTAGGCGACGGCATCATCCAATGTCCGTATCACGGCCTGCAGTTCGATGGCACATCGGGTCAGTGCGTCCACAATCCGCACGGCGACGGCAAAATTCCCCATGCCGCGCGAATCCCGACTTATTCCGCCGTTGAGCGCAACGGGTTGCTCTGGTTGTGGCTGGGCGATCCAGGCAGGGCTGACCCATCCGCCATTCCAGATTTTGGTTTCATGACGTCACCCTCGTTTCGCACTTTGTCCGGCTCCATTTATGTGCGCTCGCACTACGAGTTGATTGCTGACAATCTGATGGACCTCTCTCATGTCGAATATCTGCACGCAGGTGGCCTCGGCAGCGAAGCGATCAAGAAGGGGAAAACCGAAGTTACTCAGGACGGGGCTACAGTGCATTCGAACCGTTGGTGTCCGGACGGTATGGCGCCGCCCGTGTGGGACGCCATATTCGACAACTACGGAAAGCCCGTCGATCATTGGCTGAATATGCGCTGGGATGCGCCCGGGGTTCTGCGGCTCGATGTGGGCGTTGCGCCAGTCGGCGAGTCTCGTGAAAAAGGGGTGTGGGCGTATTTCAACCATTTTCTGACGCCTGAAACGCAGACGTCAACGTACTACTTCTGGTCGGTAAGCCGGCCGTTCAAGCTGGACGACGAGTCTGTCGACAGGAACATTGAGGAAGCCGTACACGTTGCATTCGTCGGAGAAGATGTACCGATCATCGAGCGAGTCGAGCTGATGATGGGCGGCAAGACTTTCGACCAGATGCGGCCTGTTTTATTGACCGCAGACGCCGGTGCTTTGCGGGCGAGGCGCGTGCTCAAGCAATTGATCAGTGACGAGCAGGAACCTCAGCCAGTCGTGGAGGCAGCAGCGGCATCATGA
- a CDS encoding 2,4'-dihydroxyacetophenone dioxygenase family protein codes for MVDRAKNEFWRDLSPIANPFKPHALPEAYIAGAASEDDRLYVPFTETVSSRPLWISPSENRWCDILMAKEAGLVNRHYHPHEVFAYTISGKWGYLEHDWTATKGDFVYETPGEGHTLVAFEHEEPMRVFFIVHGPLIWLDKDGKSDGYFDVHDYIEMCEKHYDAMGFGADTIKGLLR; via the coding sequence ATGGTAGATAGAGCAAAGAATGAATTCTGGCGCGACCTCAGCCCGATCGCCAACCCGTTCAAACCGCACGCGTTGCCGGAGGCGTACATCGCCGGCGCGGCGTCGGAAGATGACCGGCTTTACGTGCCGTTCACCGAAACCGTGTCATCCCGTCCGTTGTGGATCTCGCCGAGCGAAAACAGGTGGTGCGACATCCTGATGGCGAAAGAAGCGGGCCTCGTCAATCGGCACTACCACCCGCATGAAGTTTTTGCATACACCATCTCCGGCAAATGGGGATACCTCGAACATGACTGGACCGCCACAAAAGGCGACTTCGTTTACGAGACGCCAGGCGAAGGCCACACACTCGTTGCCTTCGAACATGAGGAACCGATGCGGGTTTTCTTTATCGTGCACGGACCGCTGATCTGGTTAGACAAGGATGGCAAGTCCGACGGCTATTTCGATGTTCACGACTACATCGAGATGTGCGAGAAGCACTACGATGCGATGGGCTTCGGTGCTGACACGATCAAGGGCTTGTTACGCTAA
- a CDS encoding helix-turn-helix domain-containing protein: MNTYPPLLTYASTDPVAIEERLAYWDKYNAAALIGLRTSSLSESGLTARQANGTLDTMRVAEIEGNDHVIERNPRLVKEFPKESIFACHLVKGNAYFIQGGQSQSLTVCDTIIYDTRRPFTFGFLSDMRELLVDIPVTELAEQWDIRADELPLKIAPTPGVGIAVGAEFRRVLTSYLRDPAAESAESLPARTHMLLRSMVKSSRNGASALEPSVFYVLQAKGYIAQNLSDTQLTPTNVAVKVGVSVRHLNRLFAAERTSLSDYIWAQRAARAYRDLVTHAGRKVTIGEIAFRWGFSSQAHFCRTIVARYGMTPSDILRSPNSAPRGTQGV, translated from the coding sequence GTGAATACTTATCCCCCTTTACTCACGTACGCATCGACGGATCCCGTGGCGATCGAAGAAAGGCTCGCATATTGGGATAAATACAACGCCGCGGCGCTGATCGGATTGCGCACGTCTTCGCTATCGGAGTCAGGGCTGACTGCGCGGCAGGCGAACGGTACTCTGGACACCATGCGCGTTGCCGAGATCGAAGGAAACGATCATGTGATCGAACGGAACCCGCGACTCGTGAAGGAGTTTCCCAAGGAATCGATCTTTGCGTGTCACCTGGTTAAAGGAAACGCATACTTCATTCAGGGCGGCCAAAGTCAGTCTCTGACCGTCTGCGACACAATAATCTACGACACACGTCGTCCCTTTACGTTTGGCTTTCTCTCGGATATGCGTGAGCTACTCGTGGATATTCCCGTGACCGAACTGGCCGAACAGTGGGACATCCGGGCTGACGAGTTACCGCTCAAAATTGCGCCGACGCCCGGTGTCGGTATCGCTGTGGGAGCCGAGTTTCGGCGGGTCCTGACCAGCTATCTGCGGGACCCGGCAGCCGAAAGTGCGGAGTCGTTGCCGGCACGCACCCATATGCTGCTGCGCTCGATGGTGAAATCGAGCAGGAACGGAGCATCTGCACTCGAGCCATCCGTGTTTTATGTTCTGCAGGCGAAGGGCTATATCGCCCAGAATTTGAGTGACACACAACTGACGCCTACGAACGTTGCGGTCAAAGTCGGTGTTTCAGTGCGACATCTCAATCGTCTATTCGCTGCGGAGCGAACTTCGCTTTCCGACTATATCTGGGCGCAGCGAGCCGCGCGAGCATACCGCGACCTGGTCACTCATGCGGGACGGAAAGTAACTATCGGAGAGATCGCGTTCCGTTGGGGCTTTTCGAGTCAGGCACATTTTTGCCGGACGATCGTCGCACGCTATGGAATGACGCCCTCTGATATATTACGCTCACCGAATAGTGCTCCGCGTGGTACTCAGGGCGTCTAG
- a CDS encoding TetR family transcriptional regulator: MGKSSKEGSLITRARLLDSAEMLFATEGVEHVSLLRIACHAGLTRGALYWHFDNKNALLAAMFERGYARIATRIEAFSERISTGVLLEDVQGFCLQLVEEPFVDTQTMRFFVILLARTEMTEQNALAIGFRHAVDSLISVLRTALDRAIGHGVLPSTLDSRCCAHYIHGQIVGALILTLDTAPRTSARAVARATVSAALTALTCPSVLDALSTTRSTIR; encoded by the coding sequence ATGGGAAAAAGTTCGAAAGAGGGCTCGCTGATAACCCGTGCTCGACTGCTGGATTCAGCAGAGATGCTCTTCGCGACAGAGGGCGTCGAGCATGTATCGTTATTGCGGATCGCCTGCCACGCGGGTTTGACGAGAGGTGCGCTTTACTGGCACTTTGACAATAAGAACGCACTGCTGGCAGCGATGTTTGAGAGGGGGTATGCGAGGATTGCTACCCGCATCGAGGCGTTTAGCGAGCGCATCAGTACGGGCGTTTTGCTTGAAGACGTCCAGGGATTCTGCCTGCAACTTGTCGAAGAGCCATTCGTCGATACACAGACCATGCGCTTTTTCGTGATTTTGCTCGCGCGCACCGAGATGACCGAGCAGAATGCCCTTGCGATCGGTTTTAGGCACGCCGTAGACTCCTTGATTTCGGTACTGAGAACAGCGCTAGATCGCGCGATCGGACATGGTGTATTGCCATCTACTCTCGACAGCCGGTGCTGTGCTCACTACATCCATGGTCAGATCGTTGGGGCGCTTATCCTGACGCTCGACACAGCACCCCGGACCTCGGCGCGCGCTGTTGCTCGCGCTACCGTGTCGGCCGCGTTGACGGCACTTACCTGTCCATCGGTCCTAGACGCCCTGAGTACCACGCGGAGCACTATTCGGTGA
- a CDS encoding LysR family transcriptional regulator codes for MDMLQGMRAFVHVAENESFTDAARRMQTTTAQVSRAVTALEDHLCTRLINRTTRRMALTAAGERYLRRCQQILMEIDHAEAEARKAHTHPSGVLRLHAMSSFGQHHVVPAIARYSKLHPAVSIDLTFSQSVPDLVAEGFDVSLVLAPQMPDSDLVARHLGSVFSVACASPDYISESGVPQTPADLGTHTCIQLRTPVFPADRWKFEGADGIEEVLLDPSTLRVNTAEALDVAIQSGLGIGLLPCATALAGLRAGTLVRILPTYTLQELNLYLLYSSRKHLDAKIRTWVEFLLAEMPGVLAADAELIGTSPAHMRDNAGWDVVSSASRLSVPKVAEVWINR; via the coding sequence ATGGATATGCTTCAAGGTATGCGTGCATTTGTGCATGTTGCAGAAAATGAGAGCTTTACCGATGCGGCGCGCCGGATGCAGACTACAACCGCGCAGGTATCACGGGCCGTGACCGCGCTCGAGGATCACTTGTGCACCCGCCTTATAAATCGCACGACACGGCGTATGGCGCTGACGGCGGCAGGAGAGCGCTACCTGCGACGCTGTCAGCAGATACTGATGGAAATCGATCACGCAGAGGCGGAGGCGCGCAAGGCTCACACACACCCTTCGGGCGTGCTGCGGCTTCACGCGATGTCCAGTTTCGGACAGCATCACGTTGTACCGGCGATTGCGCGCTACTCGAAGTTGCATCCGGCTGTTTCCATCGATCTCACCTTTTCCCAAAGCGTTCCAGATCTTGTCGCCGAAGGCTTTGACGTTTCGCTGGTGCTCGCGCCGCAGATGCCGGATTCAGATCTTGTCGCGCGCCATCTGGGTAGCGTCTTTAGCGTCGCCTGCGCATCGCCGGACTACATTAGCGAATCCGGCGTGCCGCAGACACCGGCCGACCTCGGGACGCATACGTGCATTCAGCTACGCACCCCGGTGTTCCCCGCAGATCGATGGAAGTTTGAAGGTGCTGACGGCATCGAAGAGGTCCTTTTGGACCCATCAACACTCCGAGTCAATACAGCAGAAGCGCTTGATGTCGCTATCCAGTCTGGACTCGGTATCGGACTGCTGCCTTGCGCCACGGCTCTCGCAGGACTTCGCGCCGGAACCTTGGTGCGGATTCTGCCGACTTACACGCTACAGGAACTGAATCTCTACCTCCTTTATTCGTCCAGAAAGCATCTGGACGCAAAAATCCGAACATGGGTCGAGTTCCTTCTCGCGGAGATGCCCGGCGTGCTTGCAGCCGACGCGGAACTCATCGGGACTTCTCCTGCCCATATGCGGGACAATGCAGGTTGGGACGTGGTTTCGTCGGCATCAAGACTGTCCGTTCCGAAGGTGGCTGAAGTTTGGATCAACAGATGA
- a CDS encoding efflux transporter outer membrane subunit, with protein MRLLDPTRIQVASASGNNAMKPRHIASILACSMVLSGCSLIPEYHRPTAPVRPTWPTGPAYASASANSGKMAPDIGWKEFFKDPGLRSVIGVALENNRDLRKAALNVDAYRALHRIQNAKLLPNVGAGASANIQRLPSDVSASGLPGMENQYEVALGMSSYEVDFFGKVRSLSKQALETYLASDEAQRSERIALVSEVADAYLTWRTDQNLAKLTDATLASNQKSLDLVERNERKGIASALAVRQARVAVDRARTQQAADMRQVAQDINALELLVGAPLPNDLPKEDPLDNTVIYNLPVGLSSDVLLRRPDIQAAEHQLLSANANIGAARAAFFPSITLTASAGTTSAGLKDLFTPGQGIWTFAPQINVPIFNGGSLKASLDYSKIQKDIAIVQYEKSIQVAFREVADGLAARSTYVDQLQAQRDLVQNNKEYFALANERFRQGISTYLTVLDAQRELLSSQQQLLSDHMLQLTTEISLYKALGGGLSE; from the coding sequence ATGCGATTACTTGATCCGACGCGTATTCAAGTCGCTTCCGCTTCAGGAAACAATGCAATGAAACCTCGCCATATCGCTTCAATTCTGGCATGCAGCATGGTGTTATCTGGTTGCAGCCTGATACCCGAGTATCACCGTCCTACTGCGCCAGTTAGGCCGACATGGCCCACAGGTCCCGCGTATGCATCCGCGTCTGCGAACAGCGGAAAGATGGCGCCCGACATCGGCTGGAAAGAATTTTTCAAAGACCCGGGTCTGCGCAGCGTGATCGGAGTTGCACTCGAAAACAATCGCGATCTTCGCAAGGCCGCGTTAAACGTCGACGCGTACCGCGCGCTGCACCGTATCCAGAACGCGAAATTGCTGCCGAATGTCGGCGCGGGCGCATCGGCGAACATACAAAGACTGCCATCTGACGTATCGGCTTCGGGACTGCCAGGCATGGAGAACCAGTACGAAGTCGCGTTGGGAATGAGCTCCTATGAGGTCGACTTCTTCGGCAAGGTACGAAGCCTCTCGAAGCAGGCGCTGGAAACCTATCTCGCCAGCGACGAGGCGCAACGCAGCGAACGAATCGCCCTGGTGAGCGAGGTTGCGGATGCCTATTTAACCTGGCGGACAGATCAGAACCTCGCGAAGTTGACGGATGCAACCCTGGCGAGCAATCAAAAAAGTCTGGACCTGGTCGAACGCAATGAGCGAAAAGGTATTGCATCAGCGTTGGCGGTGCGGCAGGCTCGTGTGGCGGTTGACCGTGCGCGCACCCAGCAGGCTGCTGATATGCGTCAGGTCGCGCAGGATATCAATGCCCTTGAGTTGCTAGTCGGCGCGCCTTTACCGAACGATTTGCCTAAGGAAGATCCGCTCGACAATACGGTGATCTACAACCTTCCCGTGGGACTGTCTTCGGACGTTCTGTTGCGTCGCCCGGACATCCAGGCTGCTGAACATCAGCTTCTCTCGGCCAACGCGAATATCGGTGCCGCGCGTGCGGCATTCTTTCCAAGCATCACGTTGACAGCCTCGGCCGGCACAACGAGCGCCGGGCTCAAGGATCTGTTCACGCCGGGCCAGGGTATCTGGACATTCGCACCTCAGATCAACGTGCCGATTTTCAACGGCGGCAGCCTCAAGGCCAGTCTTGATTACTCGAAGATCCAGAAAGATATTGCGATTGTGCAATACGAGAAAAGCATTCAGGTCGCCTTCCGGGAAGTCGCGGATGGACTCGCCGCACGCTCTACCTATGTCGACCAGCTTCAGGCGCAGCGCGATCTGGTGCAAAACAACAAGGAGTACTTCGCCCTTGCGAACGAACGTTTTCGCCAGGGCATTTCCACCTATCTCACAGTACTCGATGCTCAGCGTGAGTTGCTGTCCTCACAGCAGCAACTTCTGAGCGATCACATGCTGCAATTAACTACAGAGATCAGTCTGTATAAGGCGCTCGGAGGCGGATTGTCGGAATGA